GCAAGGCATAATTAATAAACTTGATTTACGTAGGCCTATTTATAAAAAGACGGCTACTTACGGCGCATTTGGCAGAGAAGATTGTTCGTGGGAGCAAACCGATATGGCTCAAAAATTAAGCAAATATTTAAGGTAATTAATGGAAATTCAAGGCGTAGTCAGCGACATTATTTTTTATAATCAGCAAAACGGCTATTCGGTAATTTCGGTTAAAGCAAGCGACAAAGAATATACTTGCGTAGGCAATCTCCCGGTTATATCTAAGGGAGAGCAACTTGTTTTAAGCGGTTACCTAACTACGCACTCGCAATATGGCGAGCAATTTGTCGTGCAAAACTTTACTATAAGGGCTCCGCAAAGTCAAGAGGGCATTATTAAATATTTGTCAAGCGGATTAATTAAAGGCATAGGCGAAGCTACTGCGAAAAAAATTTACGACGCTTTTGGCGTAAATACTTTGGAAATAATAGAAAAAGAGCCAGCTTTACTTGCTAATATCAAAGGCATTAGCGTAAATAAAGCAAATGATATCGCAAGCAGTTACAAGAGTATTGTAACTATGCAACAGCAAATAATGTTTTTGCAACAATACAACATTACTATAAATACGGCGGTAAAAATTTATAACGTTTATCAAGACGCAACTAAAAGCGTAGTCAGTCAAAATCCTTATAAATTAATCGACGATATTGACGGTATCGGTTTTATTTCTGCCGATAGAATAGCCCACAATATGGGCATAGACTATGATTCGCCCTTTCGTTTGCGTGCGGGAATAATCTATTGCCTTAAAGAAAGCGCCGAAAAACTCGGCAATACTTTTATATCAAAAGACGACTTAACAAGCAAGGTTTCTAATTTGCTTGAACTTGATTTGTTAGATAAATACGCTTCGGTCTATGACGAGATTATAGGCAGGCTTACGCTTGACGTTACGATTAGAGTATTTGACATAGGTTTGACAAGTTGCGTGTCGCTCTCTAAGTATTACAATATGGAAAAAGCTATCTCGGCAAAATTAATTCAAATTAAGAATCAATCAATAGACGTTCAAGGCGATTTTTCTTCTTTAATTGCCGAATTTGAGCGTATTAATAATATTAAATTGCACAATAGTCAAAAAGAAGCCATAATTAGCTCGCTTACTAATGGCGTAACTGTAATTACAGGCGGACCGGGAACGGGCAAAACCACAATTATTAAGTGCATAACGCATATTTATTCGACTTTTGGCAAAAAAATAGAGCTCACTAGTCCAACGGGCAGAGCCAGCAAACGGCTTGCGCTTTCAACGGGCAAAGAGGCTAAGACCATTCACCGCTTGTTGGGCGCAGGTTACTCTAATGGCAAGATGGGCTTTCTTTACGACCAATACAATCCGCTTCAAGCCGACGTAGTAATCGTAGACGAGGTGTCAATGGTTGATGTTTCTATCGCTTACAGCTTGTTTAAGGCGCTAGATTCCTCTACACGGCTTATACTTGTAGGCGACAAAGACCAACTTCCCTCAGTTGGCGCAGGTAACGTGCTTTCCAATATTATTTCTAGCGGTGTAATAGACGTCAAATATCTAACTCATATTTATAGGCAGGAACAAGACAGTTTGATTATTAGCAACGCTCATTTAATCAATAATTGTAAAATGCCAATTTGCAACAACGCCAGTAAAGACTTCTTTATAATATCTAAAAATAGTCAAGACGAAGTTTTTGAAGAATGTATGCAACTTATTTCAAAGCGTTTGCCGACTTATAAGGGCGTAGAAGGCGGAGAAATTCAGCTTTTGGGCGCATTAAAGAGCGGAGTCGCCGGAGTTGACAATAGCAATAAATCATTGCAACGTTTGCTTAACCCCGCTTCTACAAGCAAACAAGAGATTAAATTAGGCGATACTACGTTTAGAGTTGGCGACCGAGTTATGCAAACTGTCAACGACTACTCGCTTGATTGGTATAAAAGTGGAATTTTCGGTTCGATAGAGTATGGGCAAGGCGTATTTAACGGCGATATCGGCGTAATTAATTCGGTAAATAAATCGAGTAACACCCTAGAAATTCTTTTTGACGACGGACGGACGGCTCAATATAATAACGTTGACTTATACAATTTAAGCCTAGCTTACGCTATGACAATTCATAAGAGTCAAGGTAGCGAGTTCGATTGCGTAGTTATACCCTTAGTATCCGGGCCTCCTACAATTCTCAACAAAAACTTGCTTTATACCGCAGTTACCAGGGCAAAAAAAGTGGTAGTATTAGTTTGCAACAAAAAGATTTTGTCAATGGTTGTGCACAACAATTATATAAGCGAGCGTACGACCCTACTAGATAAATTTTTAAACGAGGACTTTAAGAGATATGAAGGTATCGTTTAAGATTAAACAACAAATAGCTCAAACGCTAGGAAACTATGATTTTTGTTGTATTGGTTGCAGGCGAGATATTTTTGACGGCTTATATCTATGTAAAGATTGTTTGAAACTTCTCAGTTATAATAATGGCAAAACTTGCGACAATTGCGGTACGGCGATTTATGGAATAAGCAATTATTGTAGCAAATGCGGAAAAAGAGAATGTTATTTTAAGCGAGCGTATTCTCCGCTTATCTTTGAAGGCGAAGTTCAACGCCTTATGCACTCTTTTAAGTTTGGCGGTCGTTCAAGTTACGCTCTCCCTTTTGCCAAACTGTTAGCAGACTATTTTGCTTGCCTTAATCTAGATATCGACCTAGTTACATCTGTGCCGATGCACGAAATTGATAAAAAAGAGCGTGGATATAATCAATCTTATTTACTTGCGAGTAGTTTTTGTGATATACTAGGCTTGAAATATGTTCAAACTCTTGAAAAAATTAAACAAACTCAACCGCAAGAAAAGCTCAATTATGTAGAGCGTATGCGAAACCTCAACAACGCATTTCAACTAATTGACAAAAATATAATTAAAGATAAGAATATTTTGCTTATAGACGACGTGTTGACAACGGGCGCTACTGCAAACGAATGCTCTCGAATTTTTAGCAAAGCCAACGCAACTACCTATGTATTAACCCTTGCAAGTCGCAAGGAAACTATAAAAACGGAGTAAATAAAATGAACGAATTAGGCGGAGCAAATAAGAAACAACTTAAACTTTTATTCAAGCAAGTTAAAAAAATTGTCGAGCTAGCAGACAAATACAAGGCTATGAGCGACTTAGAGCTTTCTAACCAAACCCAAGCGTTAAAGCAACGTTTAAGCAAGGGAGAAACCGAAGACTCTATTCTAGTCGACGCATTTGCCGTTTGCAAAGAAGCAAGCGCAAGGGTGCTTAATATGCGTCACTTTGACGTTCAATTAGCCGGCGGAATAGCGCTACATCAAGGTCGAATTTGTCAAATGGCAACAGGCGAGGGCAAGACGCTAGTTGCGACTCTACCTGCTTATCTTAACGCTCTTTCGGGCAAGGGCGTGCATATTGTAACTGTCAACGATTACTTAGCTAAGCGTGACGCCGAGTGGATGGGCAAAGTTTATAAGTTTTTAGGTCTTACCGTCGGGGTAATTTACTCTAATCAACGCCACGAAGAAAAAATTAAAGCATATAATTGCGACATTACCTACGGCACAAACAACGAGTTTGGTTTTGACTATTTAAGAGACAATATGGCAACTTCGCTTGCCCAACGTGTTCAACGCCCCCTCAACTTTGTAATTGTCGACGAAGTTGACTCAATTCTAATCGACGAAGCTCGTACCCCTTTAATTATTTCGGGGCGTGCTAATAAATCGTCGGATATGTATGTTAAGGCAAATCGTTTTGTCAAGACACTACAAAAAGGCGTCGACTATGAGATAGACGAAAAAGATAAGGAAGCTCAACTTACCGACGAAGGCATAGCCAAAGCCGAAAAGTTCTTTGAAGTTTCTAACTTATCCAATATAGACAACACCGAGATTAACCACTTTATCAACAAAGCCTTAAAGGCTCACGCTATAATGAAGCGTGACAACAACTATATTGTCGAGGGCGGAAAAGTTATAATTGTCGACGAATTTACCGGTCGCAAAATGATAGGTCGTCGCTATTCGGCAGGGCTACACCAAGCAATCGAAGCCAAAGAGAACGTCGCAATTAAAGACGAAGACCGCACGCTTGCAACGATTACCTTCCAGAACTATTTTAGACTATATCGCACTTTGTCGGGTATGACAGGAACAGCCAAGACCGAAGAAGGCGAATTTAATTCGATATATAATTTGGACGTTATTGTAATACCTACTAATCTTCCCAATGCGCGCAAAGACTTCAACGACCAAATTTATTCTACTAGACAAGGCAAATTAAAGAGTTGCGTAGAAGAAATATACGCTCGTCACCAAAAAGGGCAACCATTGCTAATAGGTACTATTACGGTAGAAAAGAGCGAAGAGCTTTCGTCTATGCTTTCTAAACGAGGCGTTAAACATAATGTCTTAAACGCAAAGAATCACGCTCGTGAGGCTGAAATTGTCGCCCAAGCCGGTAGATTCGGTTCGGTTACAATAGCTACAAATATGGCAGGCAGAGGCACGGATATATTGCTAGGCGGTAATGCCGAATTTTTGGCTCGTCAAGAAATGGCTCGGCTAGGACACCCCGAAGAAGATATTGAAATAGCTACAAGCTACGCTGACGGCGACGAACACGCCCAAGAAGTTAAGGCTATATATAGAGATTTATACGCTAAATTTAAAGTCGAAACAGATATTGAGAAGTCTAAGGTTATCGAAGTCGGCGGTTTACACATAATCGGCACAGAACGCCACGACAGCAGACGTATCGACAACCAGTTGCGTGGCCGTGCAGGCAGACAAGGCGACGTAGGTTCGTCAGTATTTTACATTTCAGCCGAAGACGATATGATGCGTATCTTTGGAGGCGAAAAACTTAAAGCAATTCTTCAATTTATGCGTGTAGAAGAAGATCAACCAATAGAGGCTAAGGCATTGTCTAAACAAATAGAAGCGGCTCAAAGGCGTATCGAGGGCATACACTTTTCTTCAAGAAAGACAGTTTTGCGTTTTGACGACGTAAATAACGTTCAACGTAACACAATCTATCAAGAACGTAATAAAGTGTTAAACAATCTTGATATTCACGCCGAAATTCTTAAAATGACTCGCAGTTACGCAAGAAAAGCCTTAGAAGACGCTTGCGACGGCAACGAAAAAGTTCGCACGTGGAACGCAAGTCAAGTAAACGATATTTTAAAAACTAAATATTTTCCAGTCGACCAAGATTTTGTCGACGCCGATATGATTTACGGCTATTCCGCTCGTGAAATATTAGATAAGTTAACCAAACTTACCGCCGATATGTTAGAGCAACGAGCCGAGATATTAAAAGAGCAAGAGATTAACTTTTTCGACCTAGAACGTTACATTTTACTACGTGTAACCGACGAGAAGTGGATGGACCACTTAGACGCAATGGACGACCTTATGCAGGGCGTAGGGCTACAATCAATAGGCAGTCACGACCCCTTTGCAGTTTACAAAGAACAAGGTTTCAAGCTGTTTGAAGATTTAATGGACGACATACAATTCTCTACTGTAAGATATTTGTTATTTGCCCAAGTCGATAGGTTACAACGGCCTAAGTCCGTTCTTCAAAAAGCTAAAAAGGAACTTGCCGAAGGCGAAAAGCCAAATTTCAACGATTTATGTCCTTGCGGTAGTGGTTTAAAATATAAAAATTGTTGTGGTTTAGCCGAAGCGCAAAAAGCTAAGCAGGAATGGCGCAAGTCTAAACATAAGGAATAATCAAAGCGACCCTTACTTTAAAGATAGAAAGTAGGTAGCAAGCAATATATTTTACTAATAGGCTAATTACCCAGTAGCGGTTTATTTAGCGACAACTCTGCCAAATATTAGTAAGGCAAACAAATCATTTAAATTTTTAAACAAAAGGGGTGACGATAAGTGTTTATCATTGAAGATATTAAAAAATTTTGCAAAGATTTACTTAAAAAACTTAACGGCGTAGGTGATTCACTTTGACTTGCCAAATAAACATAAGCAACTCGAAGAACTTAAACTTTCTCAGCAATCGCCAACTTTTTGGGACGACGTAGATAAAGCTACTGCAATTTCTCAACAAGCTAAACAAATACAAGAGCAATTATTAACTTTTACAAATTTGCTCAAACACTTGCAATCAATCGCCGAATTGCTTACTCTTGTAGACGACCAGGCTACGCTACAAGAATTATCCGCCGAACTTGACCAGTGTTATAATTCGGTTCAACACTTAGAAGTGCAGACTCTTTTAAGCGGTGAGTATGACGCAAACGACGCAATTTGTACCTTACACGCAGGCGCAGGCGGTACGGAAGCGCAAGACTGGGTTGAGATGTTATTTCGTATGTACAGCCGTTACGTCGAACGAAGCGAGTTTAGTATGGTTGTATTAGATAGGCTTGACGGCGAAGAAGCCGGCATAAAGAGCATAACTTTCCAAGTGCAAGGTCCTTACGCTTACGGCTACCTTAAAGCCGAAAAAGGCGTGCATAGATTAGTTAGAATTTCGCCTTTCGATAGCAATAGTCGCAGGCATACTTCGTTTGCCTCGCTTGAAGTTATTCCTAAAATTAACGACGAACAAGAATTTCAAATAGACGAAAAAGAACTTCGCATTGATACTTACCGCAGTAGCGGAGCGGGCGGACAACACGTTAACAAGACAGATTCGGCAATAAGAATTACCCATATACCCACAAATATTGTTGTGGCTTGCCAAAACGAGCGTTCGCAGGTGCAAAATAGAGAAAAAGCAATGGAAATGCTTAAAGGAAAATTAATCGAACTTAAAGAACGGCTTAGAGAACAGCAACTTAGCTC
The sequence above is a segment of the Clostridia bacterium genome. Coding sequences within it:
- a CDS encoding ATP-dependent RecD-like DNA helicase produces the protein MEIQGVVSDIIFYNQQNGYSVISVKASDKEYTCVGNLPVISKGEQLVLSGYLTTHSQYGEQFVVQNFTIRAPQSQEGIIKYLSSGLIKGIGEATAKKIYDAFGVNTLEIIEKEPALLANIKGISVNKANDIASSYKSIVTMQQQIMFLQQYNITINTAVKIYNVYQDATKSVVSQNPYKLIDDIDGIGFISADRIAHNMGIDYDSPFRLRAGIIYCLKESAEKLGNTFISKDDLTSKVSNLLELDLLDKYASVYDEIIGRLTLDVTIRVFDIGLTSCVSLSKYYNMEKAISAKLIQIKNQSIDVQGDFSSLIAEFERINNIKLHNSQKEAIISSLTNGVTVITGGPGTGKTTIIKCITHIYSTFGKKIELTSPTGRASKRLALSTGKEAKTIHRLLGAGYSNGKMGFLYDQYNPLQADVVIVDEVSMVDVSIAYSLFKALDSSTRLILVGDKDQLPSVGAGNVLSNIISSGVIDVKYLTHIYRQEQDSLIISNAHLINNCKMPICNNASKDFFIISKNSQDEVFEECMQLISKRLPTYKGVEGGEIQLLGALKSGVAGVDNSNKSLQRLLNPASTSKQEIKLGDTTFRVGDRVMQTVNDYSLDWYKSGIFGSIEYGQGVFNGDIGVINSVNKSSNTLEILFDDGRTAQYNNVDLYNLSLAYAMTIHKSQGSEFDCVVIPLVSGPPTILNKNLLYTAVTRAKKVVVLVCNKKILSMVVHNNYISERTTLLDKFLNEDFKRYEGIV
- a CDS encoding ComF family protein, which translates into the protein MKVSFKIKQQIAQTLGNYDFCCIGCRRDIFDGLYLCKDCLKLLSYNNGKTCDNCGTAIYGISNYCSKCGKRECYFKRAYSPLIFEGEVQRLMHSFKFGGRSSYALPFAKLLADYFACLNLDIDLVTSVPMHEIDKKERGYNQSYLLASSFCDILGLKYVQTLEKIKQTQPQEKLNYVERMRNLNNAFQLIDKNIIKDKNILLIDDVLTTGATANECSRIFSKANATTYVLTLASRKETIKTE
- the secA gene encoding preprotein translocase subunit SecA; this translates as MNELGGANKKQLKLLFKQVKKIVELADKYKAMSDLELSNQTQALKQRLSKGETEDSILVDAFAVCKEASARVLNMRHFDVQLAGGIALHQGRICQMATGEGKTLVATLPAYLNALSGKGVHIVTVNDYLAKRDAEWMGKVYKFLGLTVGVIYSNQRHEEKIKAYNCDITYGTNNEFGFDYLRDNMATSLAQRVQRPLNFVIVDEVDSILIDEARTPLIISGRANKSSDMYVKANRFVKTLQKGVDYEIDEKDKEAQLTDEGIAKAEKFFEVSNLSNIDNTEINHFINKALKAHAIMKRDNNYIVEGGKVIIVDEFTGRKMIGRRYSAGLHQAIEAKENVAIKDEDRTLATITFQNYFRLYRTLSGMTGTAKTEEGEFNSIYNLDVIVIPTNLPNARKDFNDQIYSTRQGKLKSCVEEIYARHQKGQPLLIGTITVEKSEELSSMLSKRGVKHNVLNAKNHAREAEIVAQAGRFGSVTIATNMAGRGTDILLGGNAEFLARQEMARLGHPEEDIEIATSYADGDEHAQEVKAIYRDLYAKFKVETDIEKSKVIEVGGLHIIGTERHDSRRIDNQLRGRAGRQGDVGSSVFYISAEDDMMRIFGGEKLKAILQFMRVEEDQPIEAKALSKQIEAAQRRIEGIHFSSRKTVLRFDDVNNVQRNTIYQERNKVLNNLDIHAEILKMTRSYARKALEDACDGNEKVRTWNASQVNDILKTKYFPVDQDFVDADMIYGYSAREILDKLTKLTADMLEQRAEILKEQEINFFDLERYILLRVTDEKWMDHLDAMDDLMQGVGLQSIGSHDPFAVYKEQGFKLFEDLMDDIQFSTVRYLLFAQVDRLQRPKSVLQKAKKELAEGEKPNFNDLCPCGSGLKYKNCCGLAEAQKAKQEWRKSKHKE
- the prfB gene encoding peptide chain release factor 2 (programmed frameshift) yields the protein MIEDIKKFCKDLLKKLNGVGDSLDLPNKHKQLEELKLSQQSPTFWDDVDKATAISQQAKQIQEQLLTFTNLLKHLQSIAELLTLVDDQATLQELSAELDQCYNSVQHLEVQTLLSGEYDANDAICTLHAGAGGTEAQDWVEMLFRMYSRYVERSEFSMVVLDRLDGEEAGIKSITFQVQGPYAYGYLKAEKGVHRLVRISPFDSNSRRHTSFASLEVIPKINDEQEFQIDEKELRIDTYRSSGAGGQHVNKTDSAIRITHIPTNIVVACQNERSQVQNREKAMEMLKGKLIELKERLREQQLSSIKGEVKRIEWGSQIRSYVFMPYTLVKDHRTGYENTNINQVMDGDIQGFIEDYLYKAY